The genomic DNA ATGAGTAAAACAATAAATGTTCATGTAACAATCGACACAATCGCCCTAGCAAAAGCTTATTCAAATCCTAGTAAAGATTTTAACAATCCAACAGGAATTGGGCACAATTTTTCTTATATGATTGCAACTTCTAATACTATTTCTGGTAGTGGAACCGGTGATCTTAATTTTAGCGCACAAGTTGGAGACACAGTAAGGTTTTTTGGGAATTCAGCTTCAAATAATTTTGAAGATGCGATACTTCTTTACGGTATTGATCGTTTTGGAGGGGTAGAAGTATTTAGCCCTTTTATGAGTTTAACTTTTACCAAAAATGGAGTTTCTCCTTCTAATCAAAATGTATTACCTGCACACATTGGTAGTCAGCAATTTTGGTTTTATCAATCATCTGTAATAATTGCGGGTACAGAAAATTACAAAGTAGTTTTTGCTTTTTATAAAAGAGACGAAAATGGAAATCCTATTTTATTTGGATATTTCCAATGGGATCCTACAATTACTGTAACGGGTTAATATCTTTTATTATATATGATTTAATTATAAACCTTAAGAAAATATTTCTTGAGGTTTATTTTGTATAATCTGGAATTTCTTTCAAGAAAATATAGGTTTCATTTTCAAAATCCATTTTACAATAAAAATGCTCTAAACCATTGGTAACAATTAAGAAGTTAGCTCTCAGTTTTAAATTGTAACGTGCAATTTGATCGAAAGTAGCTTGTGTTATTTTAATTTGTGGCGCTTTACATTCTACAATAATATCGGGTTTTCCTTCAGTATTAAAAACTAAAATATCGGTTCTTTTCTTACGATTATTAATTGTTAACTGTTTTTCTAAAGCAATTAAAGAGGTTGGATATTTCTTTTCTTCAATTAAAAACTGAACGTAATGTTGACGAACCCATTCTTCTGGAGTTAAAACCATATATTTTTTTCTCAAATTATCAAAAATAAGCATCTTATTTTCGTTACTTTTGAGTCTGAATTTATAGTTTGGTAGGTTGAGTTTTTGCATCAATCAAAAGTAAATAAAAATCAGTTATGATACATTTATTAGTTGGTAATACTGGCGCGGGAAAATCTACGTTTGCAAATAAATTAAAAGTAGATATAAATGGTGTTGTTTTTACGCTAGATAAGTGGAATAAAATATTGTTTTTACCAGACAAAACAGAAAAAGATGGTTTAGATTGGTTTTTAGATAGAATTGAAAGAGCAGAATTATTAATGCAAGATTTAATTTTGCAATTAGAAAAATCTGGTGTAGATAGTATTCTAGATGTAGGACTTTCTAAATTTGCACACAGAGAAAAGTATCGAAAGTTTGCAAAAGAAAATAAGATAGAAGTTAAAACTCATTTCTTAGATGTTTCAAGAACAATTAGAAAAGAAAGAATTCTAAAAAGAAACTTAGAAAAAGGAGAGACTTTTGAATTTGAAGTAAGCGAAGATAATTTTGAGTTTATGGAAAGTTGGTTTGAAACCCCTACAAAAGAGGAGTTACAGAACGCAATAATTATAAAAAAATAAATGAACGAGATAAAAGCCATTGTTTCCGATATTAAAAGCGGTAACATAAAACCTATTTATTTTTTAATGGGTGATGAGCCTTATTATATAGATAAAATTTCTGATTATATAGAAGATAATATCTTAGATGAAGCCGAAAGAGGCTTTAATCAGCAAGTAATGTATGGTAGAGATGCAACAATAGAAGATATTGTTTCCGCAGCAAAAAGATACCCAATGATGGCCGAAAGACAAGTTATAATTGTTAAAGAAGCGCAAGATTTAAGTAGAAATATAGAGAAGTTGGTTTCTTATGCAGAGAATCCGCAACCAACCACAGTTTTAGTTTTAAATTACAAATACAAGAAATTAGACAAACGTAAGAAGTTGCACAAAGCAATTGCAAAAACGGGTTTTATTTTTGAAAGTAAAAAATTATATGAAAATCAGGTTTCAGACTGGATTCGTAGGATTTTAAGTGGAAAAAAATATCAAATTGAACCCAAAGCATCTTTAATGCTTGTTGAATTTCTAGGAACAGATTTAAGTAAGATTTCTAATGAATTAGATAAGTTAATGTTGGTGCTACCAAAAGAAACCATTATTAACGACAAACATATTGAAGAAAATATAGGTATTTCTAAAGACTTTAATAATTTTGAATTAAGAAAAGCAGTAGGAGAGAAGGACATTGTAAAAGCAAATAGAATTATTAATTATTTTGCAGAAAATCCTAAGAATAACCCGTTGGTTATGACAATTTCTTTATTGAATGGTTATTTTACTCAACTTCTAATGTTTCATGGTTTAAAAGATAAGTCTAAAAGTTCTGTAGCTAAGAATTTAGGCGTGAATCCGTATTTTGTAGATGAATATTTTTTAGCTGCAAGAAATTATCCGATGCGTAAAGTGGCGCAAGT from Polaribacter sp. ALD11 includes the following:
- a CDS encoding inclusion body family protein — its product is MSKTINVHVTIDTIALAKAYSNPSKDFNNPTGIGHNFSYMIATSNTISGSGTGDLNFSAQVGDTVRFFGNSASNNFEDAILLYGIDRFGGVEVFSPFMSLTFTKNGVSPSNQNVLPAHIGSQQFWFYQSSVIIAGTENYKVVFAFYKRDENGNPILFGYFQWDPTITVTG
- a CDS encoding type I restriction enzyme HsdR N-terminal domain-containing protein → MQKLNLPNYKFRLKSNENKMLIFDNLRKKYMVLTPEEWVRQHYVQFLIEEKKYPTSLIALEKQLTINNRKKRTDILVFNTEGKPDIIVECKAPQIKITQATFDQIARYNLKLRANFLIVTNGLEHFYCKMDFENETYIFLKEIPDYTK
- the holA gene encoding DNA polymerase III subunit delta, which produces MNEIKAIVSDIKSGNIKPIYFLMGDEPYYIDKISDYIEDNILDEAERGFNQQVMYGRDATIEDIVSAAKRYPMMAERQVIIVKEAQDLSRNIEKLVSYAENPQPTTVLVLNYKYKKLDKRKKLHKAIAKTGFIFESKKLYENQVSDWIRRILSGKKYQIEPKASLMLVEFLGTDLSKISNELDKLMLVLPKETIINDKHIEENIGISKDFNNFELRKAVGEKDIVKANRIINYFAENPKNNPLVMTISLLNGYFTQLLMFHGLKDKSKSSVAKNLGVNPYFVDEYFLAARNYPMRKVAQVIAFLRDADVKSKGVGANQSNEDILKELLFKILH
- a CDS encoding ATP-binding protein translates to MIHLLVGNTGAGKSTFANKLKVDINGVVFTLDKWNKILFLPDKTEKDGLDWFLDRIERAELLMQDLILQLEKSGVDSILDVGLSKFAHREKYRKFAKENKIEVKTHFLDVSRTIRKERILKRNLEKGETFEFEVSEDNFEFMESWFETPTKEELQNAIIIKK